CATGTCAGTCACAACAATTTTAAATCCAATGACACGTGAAGTGAACTTGTCATTAAATGCAAAGTTCTGAGGATGCCCATATAAATGGCATATATGGAATTACTTTAAGGTGTACTGCCGACCTAAACACTGTCAGAAATCCTTCATAGACTCGCTCCCAACTGCAACACCCTCTGTGCAGTGAAAACTACCGAGGAATGACTTGACACACAGCTTAAGCCAGGGGCAGACAATTAATTTTCCCAAAGAGTCACACGAGAAGCTGGACTGTTGCAGAGGGCGATGTTAATAAGCTGAACTCAATTCTGCTCAGTATTAATTTGATCTCTCCACAACAGTTCCACTTCTCATGTGGCCGCTTGGGAAAATTAATTGCACACCCCTGGCTATAGGTACTGAATTGGTCTCCAACCTCTTTTCAGCAAGCCTGATTTATTACAATCCAAAGGATCAGTTGCTCGACAGCACAGGTCTGTGCCCCCATTGGTCAGAACTGAACACAAGGGTAACCCATGCAATATTAAGCAGAAGATTTAAATGTTTTGGCTGCTTGGGGTGCACTCTGCAAGGTATGAACAACTCAAATGAAGGTTCTTAATAAATATGATAATAACATCGTTTTACTCCTTCACATGTAACTGATGCATATTTCTTAATCAGTGCAGTTGATTACTTACTGCCATGTAAGGCCTGCAGCCTGCATCTCTGGTCTTGGCTATGGAGTCCACCAGCTGGCCGCTGATGCCAAAATCGCACAGTTTGATATTCCCCTTTCGGTCCATAAGAATGTTGGAAGGTTTGATGTCTGCAAACACAGTAAAGGACGACCTAACTATAATGTAACTGGGACGAGAGTTAATTAGTAATAGCTGATCAGAATAAAATGAGAAAACTTACCTCTGTGAATTATTTTCAAGTTTTCTTTTAAGTGGTTCAGTGCTTTAACAGTctgttaaagagaaaaaaaaatctttggttAATTATTTGATGCTATGCATGCCATTACAGGAAAATTACATTACATGAATATGAAATCGTTGCTTACTGCTAATGTTATTTTGCCTAATATTTCCTCTGGAATGACGTCATCTAATGCACAATATACATATTTGTAGAATTTGTCTAATGAGGTAGACATAAGTTCCATACAAATCCAACAGTCCCCCTGAAACAAAGACATAAAGGTTAGACTCCTTCAAGAATTTGCAATCAACTGAATGAATCAGGTATATTTTGTTTCGGTAAcataaaaaaagacaggtgggtGTGTTTTTCAGACCTCCCTGAAGAGGGCGCCGTAGAACTGCACAATGTAGGGACAGTCACTACTCCTCATCACTACATCAAGGTCCATCAGCAGCTGCTTCTGCTCCttctcatccacagtggagcgAATCCTCTGAGGGACACATCAGAAAACAGACATGCATGTTTCAGCCTCACACTTTTAATCACATTTCTAACTTTAGCagcattaacaagagaattcatTTCTGAGAGAGCAATGGACATGAATTGAACAGCcttcatttttgttatttattataCCTTGCAAGTTCACCTGCTATCACCGTGTGCATGCTGGGTTCAATAAAAGtaatgcacataaaccactCAAGCCATCCACATCCACTTAACAGTGAGAGGTCATTTGACCACAACACTGATGCTAGTTCAGTAAACCTTTGTTTCAGTCAGAAATGAAACTGTTCGACCCTAAAATGCATCGGCGAAACTAATTCCAATGAGCTCGTTATCATGTTATTCAAAATTCAACAACGCATTTTTCCTAAAATCAGAGTCTGTCAGTATTTCATCTACACAATGAATGCTTCTAAAAAGGCTGTCAGAATAAGCTAACATGTAACCACCTGCAGTGCACACTGCATGCCATCCAGGTGTGTGGGCAGACTGCTGCTGCTTGCACGGCTAATGTTAGTCACACTTTGAGAGACGTTTACTGTCAGACTCGTTTTAGTACAATCGACTAAAATATTAGTTGGTTGGGACGTCTTTGCAAAACTGAGTTCAGATGCCTGTTGATCAGTAAAGACTGGCCTCTGGTGACGTGACATTTTCATGCAGTACACTACAATATATGACCTCAATACAGCAGCTCTGCATCAGCTTAACAAAAAGTAGAGAAGCACCTAGAGACTGGCCAGAGACTGGAATTGGTTGATTCCACAAACTTCTCCAGATCACTAATAGTCTATTATTGGGCTACCTTGACAGCCATGATCTGGCCTGTGGGTTTGTGGACCATCTTGTTGACGGAGCCATACGCCCCACGGCCGATCTCACCAAGGTCTCTCAGATCCTCTGCAGTGAAGTCACAGTGCTGCTCAGGGGAGATCTTCAGCTTCCCAGATGACTCAATACTGTGTGTCCGTAGGCGCTCTCTGTTGAATGTGGGACGATGACAGCATTTAGATTTAATCACTTATATTTTAATCAGAAATTAATTCTATGTGAACTGTAAAGTTTCCATGAACCGGCTTTAAAATCTGATCGGGTATGTGGGATTTGACAAGATGGCAAAATATGAACATAgtatttgtaatatttttatcattaaaaaagtcCCCTCATGATATTAAAGGTGCAGGATGCATAAAGATTAGACCACCATTAGTGCTATTAAGCAGTATTTCTAAGGATATGCCCCAACTTAGACTGCATGTTGTGCAACCAGAAATATGAACATGTGCTGAAAAACAGTCGTGTCAGTGATTTTGTGCCATTGCACAGCACTCAACAAATTGCCAGGAAATGTAGCAACAtgtcaacttaaaaaaaaaaaaaaaaaaaaaactgctagcAAGCTAAGGTGGTTAGCATAAAAACCAACTCTACAAATGTTTTACACAGAAGCAAATGTAGTCAGTGCATTTCTGTTGTCATAGTAACTTGAAGAGATTTTGGAAAATTGCTCACAAAGAAACTTAATAATCAAAACGTACTTCCTGAGGTTATGAAGCAAATGAGCAGTGTTGTTTCTCTGTAAACGTCTACACAACAGGACTACTTTTTGCAACCAggcactgccccctgctggcctgaCAAATTCACTCTACTGTTATCAGGTCCAGAGGCTATGTTCAATTTCTATATACAACCTCTTATCTAGTTCCAGTGACATCATGTCCCAACTATCTTTACTCACATGTGAGGGTTCTGGAAAGAGGGAACTGTTGGATTGAGTGGGAGCCTGGAAGCCGGTTTCACTGGAGGGTTGGCAAAATTCAGTTTCAGAGCTTTGCGTTTACCTGGTAGgacaaagagagaaacagatgcACAGTGCCACCACATGCACACCAGTCTGTGGGTTCAACCAACTGGTGAAGACAGAGGATACACATGGTGTGATAAAATGCCTTTCTTACCTCAGTATTGTCTTTCTACACTTGAGATAAGTCTCAATATGCCACAGCAACTTAATATGATCCAAGTATAAACACATTCATATGCATTATGCAGTTGCATTTGAAAAATATGACTATGAGGGAagggtgggaaaaaaaaatctgtggcaTGAAGTTTTGGAGTTCTCAAGCTCTTCTCAAGCTTCGAGAAAGCAAAAAGTTTTGAACACAAGCAAAAATGTACAGGGGTTCCCAGTGTTCAGATAGGTGTACTGCACAAGCCCTTTTAGCTAGAACCTTCTGAACAAATGGCATGCAGCATGTGTGCAAGCTATCAGGCTAGTATGCTGTGCACTAAGCAGGGTGCTAACATTGGGAATCCGTGTTCAGAATGTTTCCATCAATAATCTTTATAAATGTGCATGTCAACACTAAACAGTTCC
Above is a genomic segment from Maylandia zebra isolate NMK-2024a linkage group LG8, Mzebra_GT3a, whole genome shotgun sequence containing:
- the map2k4b gene encoding dual specificity mitogen-activated protein kinase kinase 4b isoform X4; the encoded protein is MATPSPNSNSTSSSNNSNIVGSTSHQLHQQTQSSSMQGKRKALKLNFANPPVKPASRLPLNPTVPSFQNPHIERLRTHSIESSGKLKISPEQHCDFTAEDLRDLGEIGRGAYGSVNKMVHKPTGQIMAVKRIRSTVDEKEQKQLLMDLDVVMRSSDCPYIVQFYGALFREGDCWICMELMSTSLDKFYKYVYCALDDVIPEEILGKITLATVKALNHLKENLKIIHRDIKPSNILMDRKGNIKLCDFGISGQLVDSIAKTRDAGCRPYMAPERIDPSASRQGYDVRSDVWSLGITLYELATGRFPYPKWNSVFDQLTQVVKGEPPQLSNSEERQFSPKFTNFVNLCLTKDESKRPKYKELLKHPFILMYEERFVDVASYVCRILDQIPASPISPMYVD
- the map2k4b gene encoding dual specificity mitogen-activated protein kinase kinase 4b isoform X2, translating into MATPSPNSNSTSSSNNSNIVGSTSHQLHQQTQSSSMQETNTCWRCQNETGKRKALKLNFANPPVKPASRLPLNPTVPSFQNPHIERLRTHSIESSGKLKISPEQHCDFTAEDLRDLGEIGRGAYGSVNKMVHKPTGQIMAVKRIRSTVDEKEQKQLLMDLDVVMRSSDCPYIVQFYGALFREGDCWICMELMSTSLDKFYKYVYCALDDVIPEEILGKITLATVKALNHLKENLKIIHRDIKPSNILMDRKGNIKLCDFGISGQLVDSIAKTRDAGCRPYMAPERIDPSASRQGYDVRSDVWSLGITLYELATGRFPYPKWNSVFDQLTQVVKGEPPQLSNSEERQFSPKFTNFVNLCLTKDESKRPKYKELLKHPFILMYEERFVDVASYVCRILDQIPASPISPMYVD
- the map2k4b gene encoding dual specificity mitogen-activated protein kinase kinase 4b isoform X1; translated protein: MATPSPNSNSTSSSNNSNIVGSTSHQLHQQTQSSSMQETNTCWRCQNETGFQISLSGIPQSKRKALKLNFANPPVKPASRLPLNPTVPSFQNPHIERLRTHSIESSGKLKISPEQHCDFTAEDLRDLGEIGRGAYGSVNKMVHKPTGQIMAVKRIRSTVDEKEQKQLLMDLDVVMRSSDCPYIVQFYGALFREGDCWICMELMSTSLDKFYKYVYCALDDVIPEEILGKITLATVKALNHLKENLKIIHRDIKPSNILMDRKGNIKLCDFGISGQLVDSIAKTRDAGCRPYMAPERIDPSASRQGYDVRSDVWSLGITLYELATGRFPYPKWNSVFDQLTQVVKGEPPQLSNSEERQFSPKFTNFVNLCLTKDESKRPKYKELLKHPFILMYEERFVDVASYVCRILDQIPASPISPMYVD
- the map2k4b gene encoding dual specificity mitogen-activated protein kinase kinase 4b isoform X3 codes for the protein MATPSPNSNSTSSSNNSNIVGSTSHQLHQQTQSSSMQETNTCWRCQNETGFQISLSGIPQMKPASRLPLNPTVPSFQNPHIERLRTHSIESSGKLKISPEQHCDFTAEDLRDLGEIGRGAYGSVNKMVHKPTGQIMAVKRIRSTVDEKEQKQLLMDLDVVMRSSDCPYIVQFYGALFREGDCWICMELMSTSLDKFYKYVYCALDDVIPEEILGKITLATVKALNHLKENLKIIHRDIKPSNILMDRKGNIKLCDFGISGQLVDSIAKTRDAGCRPYMAPERIDPSASRQGYDVRSDVWSLGITLYELATGRFPYPKWNSVFDQLTQVVKGEPPQLSNSEERQFSPKFTNFVNLCLTKDESKRPKYKELLKHPFILMYEERFVDVASYVCRILDQIPASPISPMYVD